In the genome of Deltaproteobacteria bacterium, the window GAAAATAGCCGGCCCCCAACCCCGTGGATATAATTCGAACAAAAGCGTCCTTCATCATTGATAGGGTCGTAAAAAGTCCATCCATGGCTTTTTACTCAACGGAAAGCGAAAAATGTCATTTTCACTCTCCTCACAAATCTTCGATTTGCGCGCCCCTAAATGGGCGCGTTGATGACTTTTGCAAAGTCATCTTATTTGATAGGGTCGTAAAAAGTCTATCCATGGTATTTTGATCAGCGAAGCCTCTCGACCACATGGGTGTCGGCAATCCGGTCACCCAGACGTTCTCCTGTCTCGTCCACAAATACGAGCCACATCTCGACGAGGATAAGGGGAATCGCTGCAATGACCAGCAGTATCCATCCAAGAATCGGAATGGCGGCGAACAGGAACAGGAGGACAAAAGGAAGGTTGCGGAAGATTGAGGACTTCAGGTCGCACGGGCTGCCATCCCTCATGAGCACCTCAAGCCCAAACACCATCTTTCCCAGGCTCTGACCCTTCTGAATGCCATCGGCGACGGCCAGATAGATAAGCCCCAGGATAATTCCTGCAGGCGGGATAAAAAGAGCGAGGGCCCAGGCAACCAGGAAATCCACCAGCCTGGCCATTACCCTTTTCAGGATGCTCGCCTTGTGCATATCTCCATCATACACCATCGTGGTTCCCCTCCTCCGGGTCAGGATTTTCTTTCACTCAAGAACCCTCCTCCTTGAGGGAGCGGCTCAGAAGGCTCTTTAGAGCGGACCGGGCGTCTTTACCCTCGTACAGGACCATGAAGACCTCCCTTGCTATGGGCATCTCGACCCCGGTCCTGGCGGCCAGCCCGCGGGCGGACCGTGTCGTCCTGACTCCCTCGGCGATCATGGGTGACGATCCGATTATCTCATCCAGTGATTCGCCTCGGCCCAGCCTCAGTCCAAGCGTCCTGTTGCGTGAAAGGTCCCCCGTACAGGTAAGAACCAGGTCCCCGACACCGGCAAGCCCCTGAAAGGTCAAAGGTTCCGCTCCCAAGGCAACGCCAAGACGAGTAATTTCAGCAAGGCCCCTGGTAATAAGCGCCGCCCTGGCATTGAGCCCCAACTGGAGGCCGTCGCACATGCCCACAGAGATAGCCATGACGTTCTTCAGTGCCCCCGCGATTTCTACACCGATTGGATCCATGTTGGTGTAGAGCCGAAAGGTCTCAGCCGCGAGGACCTCCTGAACTACTGTGTTGTGGCGGCTGTCCATGCCCGCGATGACAGCGGCGGCGGGCAGCCCCATGGAAACCTCCCTGGCGAAGGTGGGACCCGACAGGGTCACCTTCCTTTTCAAGACTTCCTGTCCCAGGGTGTCGGCAAGAACCCCGTTCGCCGTCAGGTATGTACCCTCCTCAATTCCCTTCGTTGCATTGACGATTATGGCGTCTACCGGCAGGAAAAACCGCGCTTTATCCCAGACCTCCCTGATCACATGGGACGGAACAACGGAGAGAACCATCTGTGCGCCGGCCAGGCACTCCTCCAGGCTTGCGGTGGGGATTATCCCGGAAGGCAGCATGATCCCCGGAAGAAAGACATCGTTCTCCCTTGTCCGGGCCATCCTCCGGGCCAGATCCTCCTCGAATACCCACAGGGAAACCGGTATTTCCAACCGGGCACAGTGGACGGCGAGGGCCGTACCCCAGCTGCCGCCCCCGATAACGGCGATTTTCGATGGTCGTTCACCCATGTGATTCTTTTGTCTCTTTACCCAAAGAAGATCTCCGCGATCTTATAGATATTCATATCCACGGTCTTCAGTTTCCTGACCGCGTCTTCGAGACTGACGGAATCGATATGTCCACCCACGAGGGCGGCCATGGTCCCGAATTTACCCTCATGAACAAGGTCATGGGCCTTGACACCGTAAATGGTAGCCAGGATACGGTCATGGGGTGTCGGGGACCCTCCCCTCTGGACATGCCCCAATACCGTAACCCTGCTCTCGAATCCGGTCCTGTTTTCAAGTTCTTTGGCGAGGAATTGGCCGATGCCGCCCAGACGCGCGTGACCGAACTCGTCCAGTTCCTCGGATTGTTTGATAAGACCCTGGTCATTTTTTGAACCCATGTGGGCACCTTCTGCAGCCACAACGATGGAAAAGTTCTTTCCACGCGAATGTCTGGCCTTGATAACCTCGGCCACCTCGTCGAGATTAAACGGCTTCTCAGGGATCAGGATAACGTCCGCGCCGCCTGCGAGGCCGGAGTATACGGCAATCCATCCCGCTTGCCTGCCCATCACCTCAACAACCATTACGCGGTCGTGGGATTCGGCGGTGGTGTGCAGCCGGTCTATGGCTTCCGTTGCCACCGTCACCGCCGTATCGAAACCAAAGGTAAAATCGGTCCCGGAAAGATCATTATCGATGGTCTTCGGAACACCCACGACAGGCAGACCCATTTTGAACAATTTATTCGCCACGCCCAGTGTATCATCACCACCTATGGCGATGAGTCCGTCCAGGTTAAACCGCTTGAAGGTAGCAACGACCTTTTCACTGCCGCCATCCTCTTTGAAAGGGTTGGTACGCGAAGTGTGAAGGATAGTGCCGCCTCGATGTATCAGGCCGGAAACGGAACGCTGGGTCAACTCCTCGTGCTGACCGGTAAGCATCCCCTGCCAGCCATGGTGAATCCCAAGAATGGCGTCACCTTCCCGAACACCCTTGCGAACTACGGCACGGATGACTGCATTAAGCCCGGGGCAATCCCCGCCTCCCGTCAGAATTCCAATCCTCATTGTACTTTCCTCCATCGCCGACAGTGGCCTGAAAAATTATCAGAGGGTTCATTACCTGTCAAACAACCTTTCCAACATTGATAGGGTCGTAAAAAGTCCGTTAATGGCTTTTTACTCCACGGAAAGCGAAAAGTGTCATTTTCACTTTCCTTACAAATAAACAACTTGCGCTGCAAGTTGTTTATTTGGGCGCCCATTAGTGGGCGCATTGATGACTTTTTGCGAGTCTGTCAATATTGATCATTATACCTGAGTTTCATCCGGTTAATGCGCATCTTATTGCATTATCGCCAATTGGTCCAACCCCGCGGGAGACGGCCCAGTGTCCAGAGGGGAAGAACAGATACGGGGATTGGACATTTTTCTTTCTCTGCTCTATAGGTTGGAGGACTGAACCATCACGATAATGCACATCCATCGTCGATCCATCTCACGCGCAAGCCGTGGACCCGTGGTGAAAAATTTTTCCGCAAGGGCGTGATGCAACCGCCCGATTTGTTTAGAGGAGGCTCTGAAGTTGAAGCCCGGCATCCTTTATGTGGTCGCGACACCCATCGGCAACCTTGATGACATCACCCACCGGGCAGTCCTGACCCTCCAGTCCATCTCTATTGTTGCAGCCGAGGACACCCGCCGAACACGCAATCTCCTTAATCATCTCGATATCGCAAAACGCCTTGTCAGCTACCGGGAGGAAAACAGGGAAGCGGCCTCCATAGGGATACTGGAGGCCCTGGAGAATGGCCAATCCGTTGCCCTGGTAACTGATGCCGGCACACCCGGGCTTTCGGATCCGGGTCACCACCTCGTCAGGGCCGCCCTTGACAGGGGCATTCAGATCGTACCGGTTCCAGGCCCCAACGCCCTGGGAGCCGCCCTTAGTGTGTCTGGGATGTCCCTTGAGAGATTTATTTTCGAGGGGTTTTTGCCGACGCGCAGCGCGGC includes:
- a CDS encoding RDD family protein, whose translation is MVYDGDMHKASILKRVMARLVDFLVAWALALFIPPAGIILGLIYLAVADGIQKGQSLGKMVFGLEVLMRDGSPCDLKSSIFRNLPFVLLFLFAAIPILGWILLVIAAIPLILVEMWLVFVDETGERLGDRIADTHVVERLR
- a CDS encoding NAD(P)-dependent glycerol-3-phosphate dehydrogenase, whose product is MGERPSKIAVIGGGSWGTALAVHCARLEIPVSLWVFEEDLARRMARTRENDVFLPGIMLPSGIIPTASLEECLAGAQMVLSVVPSHVIREVWDKARFFLPVDAIIVNATKGIEEGTYLTANGVLADTLGQEVLKRKVTLSGPTFAREVSMGLPAAAVIAGMDSRHNTVVQEVLAAETFRLYTNMDPIGVEIAGALKNVMAISVGMCDGLQLGLNARAALITRGLAEITRLGVALGAEPLTFQGLAGVGDLVLTCTGDLSRNRTLGLRLGRGESLDEIIGSSPMIAEGVRTTRSARGLAARTGVEMPIAREVFMVLYEGKDARSALKSLLSRSLKEEGS
- a CDS encoding 6-phosphofructokinase is translated as MRIGILTGGGDCPGLNAVIRAVVRKGVREGDAILGIHHGWQGMLTGQHEELTQRSVSGLIHRGGTILHTSRTNPFKEDGGSEKVVATFKRFNLDGLIAIGGDDTLGVANKLFKMGLPVVGVPKTIDNDLSGTDFTFGFDTAVTVATEAIDRLHTTAESHDRVMVVEVMGRQAGWIAVYSGLAGGADVILIPEKPFNLDEVAEVIKARHSRGKNFSIVVAAEGAHMGSKNDQGLIKQSEELDEFGHARLGGIGQFLAKELENRTGFESRVTVLGHVQRGGSPTPHDRILATIYGVKAHDLVHEGKFGTMAALVGGHIDSVSLEDAVRKLKTVDMNIYKIAEIFFG
- the rsmI gene encoding 16S rRNA (cytidine(1402)-2'-O)-methyltransferase, whose translation is MKPGILYVVATPIGNLDDITHRAVLTLQSISIVAAEDTRRTRNLLNHLDIAKRLVSYREENREAASIGILEALENGQSVALVTDAGTPGLSDPGHHLVRAALDRGIQIVPVPGPNALGAALSVSGMSLERFIFEGFLPTRSAARKRRLGELAYAGYPLVIYESPHRIRDTLADIMEVLGNREAMIAREITKIYEEFLRGSVKNILDMMENRKIKGEITLLLAGGEAPRLPMDLDRAINEMRQAGLSAKQTAVILSDLAGENRRKIYKKACEVRSKYG